The following are encoded in a window of Podospora pseudoanserina strain CBS 124.78 chromosome 6, whole genome shotgun sequence genomic DNA:
- a CDS encoding hypothetical protein (COG:L; EggNog:ENOG503NVMD) produces the protein MVPLSQHTSRDTSMWIGINLADPIFRGRYHGKSRHPDDLQGVIDRAKEVGCTKLLVTGSSFKSSRDALKIASKFPNVVFTTAGIHPCSSSIFSPSHHKHHDESQSEDESADQHTPACGPDPTKPILDGEGVDHARSEDIISDLKDLITTAPKNSLIAFGEFGLDYDRLHYCSKEVQLHSFAAQLRLAASLSPQLPLFLHSRAAHGDFVRLLKDAFGPRLEKLQKGGVVHSFTGTIEEAKELMDLGLYIGINGCSFKTVENCEVVKQIDLSKMMLETDGPWCEVRPTHEGWKYLVQFEEARRKEEKEKKKLEEEKKRLEEEERQKQEKIEAERKAQEELEKKAAELELGGGVEGGKAGGEGEKKSQRQPKKPKQQQQPQGKKNQKKESEVPDRFKVVKKEKWEEGAMVKGRNEPCTIERIARIVAGIKGVGVEEVCEAAWENTAKVFGPF, from the exons ATGGTGCCTCTCTCACAACATACCAGCCGCGATACATCGATGTGG ATTGGCATCAACCTCGCTGATCCCATCTTCCGCGGCCGTTACCATGGCAAATCAAGACACCCCGATGACCTCCAGGGTGTCATCGACAGAGCCAAAGAAGTAGGCTGCACCAAGCTCCTCGTAAccggctcctccttcaaATCCTCCCGTGACGCCCTCAAAATAGCCTCCAAATTCCCGAACGTGGTCTTCACCACAGCCGGAATCCacccctgctcctcctccatcttctccccctcccaccacaaacaccacGACGAGTCCCAATCCGAGGACGAATCCGCCGACCAGCACACCCCCGCCTGCGGGCCCGACCCAACAAAACCCATCCTCGATGGCGAAGGCGTTGACCACGCCCGCTCAGAAGACATCATCTCCGACCTCAAAGACCTGATCACTACCGCTCCGAAAAACAGCCTCATAGCCTTTGGCGAGTTCGGCCTCGACTACGACAGACTCCACTACTGCTCAAAGGAAGTACAACTCCACTCCTTCGCCGCCCAGCTCAGACTCGCGGCGTCGCTCTCCCCTCAGTTACCGCTCTTTCTCCACTCCCGCGCCGCACACGGGGACTTTGTTCGTCTGCTCAAAGATGCGTTTGGCCCTAGGCTTGAAAAGCTGCAAAAGGGTGGTGTAGTCCACTCTTTTACTGGAACAATAGAAGAGGCAAAAGAGCTGATGGATCTGGGATTGTACATTGGCATCAACGGGTGCAGTTTCAAGACCGTCGAAAACTGCGAGGTGGTCAAGCAAATCGACCTGAGCAAAATGATGCTTGAGACGGATGGTCCGTGGTGTGAGGTTAGGCCTACGCATGAGGGGTGGAAGTATCTGGTTCAGTTTGAGGAAGCTAGaagaaaggaagagaaggagaagaagaagctagaggaggagaagaagaggctagaggaggaggagaggcaaAAGCAGGAAAAGATCGAGGCAGAAAGAAAAGcgcaggaggagctggagaagaaggctgctgagttggagttggggggtggtgtagaGGGAGGCAAGGCtggcggggaaggggagaagaagagccaGCGACAACCCAAGAAGCCtaagcagcaacagcagccgcaggggaagaagaaTCAGAAGAAGGAAAGCGAAGTGCCTGATCGGttcaaggttgtcaagaaggagaagtgggaggagggggcgatGGTCAAGGGGAGGAATGAGCCGTGCACCATTGAGCGGATTGCGAGGATTGTGGCTGGGATcaagggggtgggtgtggaggaggtgtgtGAAGCTGCATGGGAGAACACTGCCAAGGTGTTTGGTCCTTTTTGA
- the CHL4 gene encoding chromosome loss-related protein (EggNog:ENOG503P0M1; COG:S), translated as MSRISVPTTAPLPSSLRVNPSSTTVTKILSRLSRASLISVALDWLDEDNLSLATPYLRPDQDDNEEEDDGDFYPPASSPEELREEYLSLQNRKGSKRDVLDRITTGDWRHGVSLYQLAIADLQYLYDHPTSQKWSAYNIVPLKAPREDDDGEVQPLEADKTSLTIPRFHPSLFLKSLQAQILPDIKAHYNLDRHKTLPLLILRIFVIDSPYNTPLSLSSNGNMDTGSKTILIAFPDGSPNIFISKPTSTGPTGASESKSLGALLAEGIPKALSLPRQRVTLQSTSLTTRNLEGLLDRRGATRGNAAGGGWSIYADEKVKESPLSTVLPSPPLSDAAEEEEQGNGDKKRRERPTVEERVNKRAKLVAQARFGDTARVGDGKGVERVDLVMEDPFEIGGDDDADRMDIEGEDDGEEAFRPNVRLTFHGNHVFAGIRQLVECGVIDGEKMPGWMTGEEGVTIGAVRNGRIRGHKGFGL; from the coding sequence ATGTCCCGAATATCAGTCCCTACCACAGCGCCTCTGCCCTCCTCTCTACGCgtcaacccctccagcacaACAGTCACCAAAATTCTTAGCCGGCTCTCACGCGCTTCTCTCATCTCTGTTGCCTTGGACTGGCTAGACGAGGACAACCTATCTCTAGCCACCCCCTACCTCCGTCCAGACCAGGACGAcaatgaagaagaagatgacggcGACTTCTACCCCCCTGCCTCATCCCCGGAGGAGCTCCGGGAAGAGTACCTCTCCCTCCAGAATCGTAAAGGCTCCAAAAGAGATGTCCTAGACAGAATCACCACAGGCGACTGGCGGCACGGGGTATCGCTCTACCAGCTCGCCATCGCAGACCTGCAATACCTCTACGAccacccaacctcccagAAATGGTCAGCCTATAACATAGTCCCGCTGAAAGCACCAAgagaggacgacgacggcgaggtgCAGCCGCTGGAAGCCGACAAAACATCACTAACCATACCAAGGTTTCACCCTTCGTTGTTTCTCAAATCGCTCCAGGCTCAAATCCTGCCTGATATCAAAGCACACTACAACCTCGACCGTCACAAGACGCTTCCCTTGCTGATACTGAGGATCTTTGTCATCGACTCCCCCTACAACACCCCTTTGTCCCTATCCTCCAATGGCAACATGGACACTGGCTCCAAGACGATACTCATCGCCTTCCCGGATGGCTCACCAAATATTTTCATTTCTAAACCCACCTCTACCGGCCCGACAGGGGCGTCAGAATCGAAATCGCTTGGGGCGCTGCTGGCGGAGGGGATACCAAAGGCGCTGTCACTGCCGAGGCAGAGGGTCACGCTGCAGAGTACTTCTTTGACGACAAGAAATCTGGAGGGGTTGCTCGATCGAAGGGGCGCGACGAGAGGCAATGCggcaggtggtgggtggAGTATCTATGCGGATGAGAAGGTCAAAGAGTCCCCGTTGAGTACTGTTTTGCCTAGCCCACCGTTGAGCGAtgcagcagaggaggaagaacaAGGGAATGGCGAtaagaagaggagggagagaccgacggtggaggagagggtgaataAACGGGCCAAGCTGGTCGCGCAAGCTCGGTTTGGGGATACGGCACGGGTAggagatgggaagggggtggagagggtggattTGGTTATGGAGGATCCTTTCGAGattgggggtgatgatgatgctgataGGATGGATattgaaggggaggatgacggggAGGAAGCATTCAGGCCAAATGTGAGGTTGACGTTTCATGGCAACCATGTCTTTGCGGGAATACGACAGTTGGTTGAATGCGGGGTCATAGATGGGGAAAAGATGCCGGGGTGGATGacgggtgaggagggtgtcacCATAGGGGCTGTGAGAAATGGCAGGATAAGAGGGCATAAGGGCTTTGGACTGTAG
- the CYS3_2 gene encoding cystathionine gamma-lyase cys3 (EggNog:ENOG503P6XY; COG:K) gives MAYSSARRGVNVTQYLRELNQDGGVVEETLITDEDLAKDLALFTNTQFFDFETGQNTDYQAPPVKPDTLQTSPSEELTSADSIMGDFGFSDFSIPGDYSFGDFGSNYTSPAVPAFPDNLGNLQPIQPTPQSSYAPPVPQQHQPGPPNRILSFEDASRMAAEEDKRRRNTAASARFRIKKKQREQALEKSAKEMTEKVTMLEGRISALETENKWLKSLVTEKHGDKQDILEKFFKEFAAREAKKGSSSSGIKDSISAASSTTAVDDSDKSPAKRKD, from the exons ATGGCCTACTCCAGCGCGCGGAGAGGTGTCAATGTGACCCAATATCTCCGTGAATTGAACCAAGATGGCGGCGTGGTAGAGGAGACGCTCATCACGGATGAAGACCTCGCCAAGGACCTTGCGCTCTTTACCAACACTCAGTTCTTCGACTTTGAGACTGGCCAGAACACCGACTACCAGGCGCCACCTGTCAAGCCCGACACATTacaaacatcaccaagcGAGGAGTTGACGTCGGCCGACTCTATCATGGGTGACTTTGGCTTTTCTGATTTTTCCATCCCAG GCGACTACAGCTTCGGTGATTTTGGCAGCAACTACACCTCGCCCGCGGTCCCGGCCTTCCCAGACAACCTAGGCAACCTGCAGCCCATccagcccaccccccaatcctcctATGCCCCGCCAgtcccccagcagcaccagccagG TCCCCCGAACCGCATCCTGAGCTTCGAAGACGCGTCGCGCATGGCCgctgaggaggacaagaggaGACGCAACACGGCCGCCAGCGCACGCTTCcgcatcaagaagaagcagagggAGCAGGCCCTCGAAAAGTCGGCCAAGGAGATGACGGAGAAGGTTACCATGCTGGAAGGACGCATCTCTGCCCTCGAGACGGAGAACAAGTGGCTCAAGTCGCTCGTGACGGAGAAACACGGCGACAAGCAGGACATTCTCGAGAAGTTCTTCAAGGAGTTTGCGGCCAGGGAAGCCAAGAAAGGATCGTCGTCTTCGGGTATCAAGGACAGCATCAGCGCTgccagctccaccaccgccgttgATGACTCGGACAAGTCGCCCGCCAAGAGGAAGGATTGA
- a CDS encoding hypothetical protein (EggNog:ENOG503P6PG) → MRLRPQFFAQLLLARRAHSHRTLLPSSSSASTQLPHHHNHLLHHHHHRRTMSSTTTTSPAPSATSTPPNPGRSPSFHQPSTTPAASAATPAAAAIRPAHVEEQEDTPSSSTTTATTTHQEDDPTANVAIPKQQPLPALPAPGTEETETPGKTTTVVVNGAPISLDALGPMVVNRDGTLARIANWQEMSSFERENTLRVLGKRNQLRLATLRGGDENNTAEKKE, encoded by the coding sequence AGAAGAGCACATTCCCATCGGACACTcttgccatcttcatcatcggcctCAACTCAGctaccccaccatcacaaccacctactgcaccaccaccaccaccgcagaACAAtgtccagcaccaccaccactagcCCCGCCCCATCCGCAACAAGCACGCCACCCAACCCCGGGCGCTCACCATCATTCCATCaaccttcaacaacaccagccgCATCTGCTGCCAcacccgcagcagcagccattaGACCCGCCCATgtggaagaacaagaagacaccccatcatcatcaacaacaacagcaaccactACCCATCAGGAGGACGACCCCACCGCAAATGTCGCAatcccaaaacaacaaccacttcccgccctccccgcccccggCACCGAGGAGACCGAAACCCCAGGCAAAACAACCACCGTCGTCGTAAACGGggcccccatctccctcgacGCCCTCGGACCAATGGTCGTCAACAGGGACGGTACCCTGGCCCGCATCGCCAACTGGCAGGAGATGTCCTCGTTCGAGAGGGAAAACACGCTTCGGGTCCTGGGAAAGAGGAACCAGTTGCGTTTGGCCACTCTacgtggtggtgatgaaaaCAACAcagcagaaaagaaagagtAG